In Fusarium musae strain F31 chromosome 7, whole genome shotgun sequence, a single window of DNA contains:
- a CDS encoding hypothetical protein (EggNog:ENOG41), translating to MSGAKDKSLIDMLLATVEDSRVDLKYGRQTRTDGESAFFDFSCDLTRAQSDELHEEVARLNSKLRGIDPEFIMTVHKALRTDVDTELEGEHHLGDILPRNALLFFLESCLDLIPTDAHEDVVLREVKAILPFCERYSNNCPRNPLQQAINNRPTVSQPVTPQNFATTLLSLKSYLQASVTHANRSVESVAGQHGALLKHTSMNALMKKLGNATDVPYATSLFEQVASLHAVQYGITARAAAQSNEDIIALIDKILHSIESGNL from the exons ATGTCGGGGGCGAAAGACAAGTCTTTGATCGATATGCTCTTGGCCACTGTGGAGGACAGCAGGGTGGATCTGAAATACGGACGACAGACACGCACTGATGGTGAGAGTGCATTCTTCGACTTTAGCTGTGACCTCACCCGAGCCCAGTCTGATGAGCTACACGAAGAAGTGGCA CGATTGAATTCGAAACTCCGCGGCATCGACCCTGAATTTATCATGACCGTCCACAAGGCCCTTCGTACTGACGTCGACACTGAACTCGAAGGCGAGCACCACCTGGGGGATATCCTACCCCGCAACGCTCTCCTATTCTTTCTTGAATCTTGCCTTGACCTCATTCCGACTGATGCGCATGAGGATGTTGTCTTGCGGGAAGTCAAGGCGATTCTGCCTTTCTGTGAGCGGTACAGTAACAACTGTCCTCGCAATCCGCTGCAGCAAGCGATCAACAACAGGCCGACAGTATCCCAGCCAGTCACCCCCCAAAACTTCGCCACGACCCTCTTATCCCTAAAGTCATACCTACAGGCTTCAGTCACCCACGCAAACAGGTCTGTCGAATCTGTTGCGGGTCAGCATGGAGCACTTCTCAAGCACACCAGCATGAATGCTCTCATGAAGAAGCTAGGAAATGCGACCGATGTCCCCTATGCTACATCCTTGTTTGAACAGGTGGCTTCTCTTCACGCTGTTCAGTATGGTATTACTGCACGTGCCGCGGCCCAGTCGAACGAGGACATCATTGCGCTCATTGACAAAATACTGCATTCCATCGAATCCGGTAATTTGTGA
- a CDS encoding hypothetical protein (EggNog:ENOG41), with protein MAPHDPGFANGDLQKLKSHLLELMLAYDEVPAQRPQARVAKYPKTTSAPLSDTKEAIIEKVDSDMKAIANSIFTQREDSNLRLPASKVSTDLYNKLKEIVDSDRACTQEDIDQIDSLLKRFVRQLDPSYPFPAESQDDSLKGGETDVQDVNQPINDNVDGGLGTEDQGARGSDSQDESMGGIEEPMKDEE; from the exons ATGGCCCCCCATGATCCGGGCTTTGCGAATGGCGATCTTCAAAAACTCAAATCGCACCTCTTGGAACTGATGCTCGCCTACGACGAAGTTCCCGCTCAGCGACCCCAGGCAAGAGTCGCCAAATACCCAAAGACAACCTCTGCACCATTGTCTGATACCAAGGAGGCCATCATTGAGAAAGTCGATTCAGACATGAAAGCTATCGCAAACAGTATCTTTACCCAGCGCGAAGACTCAAACTTACGTCTTCCCGCCAGCAAAGTCTCAACCGATCTctacaacaagctcaaggagattgTCGACAGTGATCGTGCCTGCACGCAGGAGGATATTGATCAAATCGATTCACTCCTCAAACGCTTTGTCCGTCAACTTGACCCAAGTTATCCATTCCCTGCTGAATCCCAGGACGATTCACTCAAAG GCGGCGAAACGGATGTACAGGATGTCAACCAACCTATCAATGACAATGTCGATGGTGGCTTGGGAACGGAAGATCAAGGTGCTCGGGGCTCAGACTCCCAAGACGAGTCGATGGGAGGAATCGAAGAGCCTATGAAAGATGAAGAGTAA